Below is a genomic region from Sebastes umbrosus isolate fSebUmb1 chromosome 20, fSebUmb1.pri, whole genome shotgun sequence.
tgtcacatagaagaggTGAACATCGTCTGAAAGATGGGAACCTGAAGTTTAATttaagatgcagctcagcactgtgtgttcttCTAGTTCATAAACCTTGTGCGCCTATTCAAATGTTGAAAGTTTAAAGTGTATAagtgtttagaacattatgatagaagtatatgatgaccatcctcatgctctattatgtctcataagttgttgcagcagtgcGAGTGTGTGACGTAGGGGTTTTATCTTAGTGCTCAGCAGCCCGATGCCGCAGTCTTCTGGGTACGAGGCGAAAAAAGAGTGcgaggatggtgatgatgatgtcattgcGTAAAGGACCGTGATGTGTGGCCTTTACCTGTTTGAGCACGCAAACATCTGTTTCATTTCTATCATTGGAGAGCAGTCACAGCTGGTCACAgagcaggtcagaggtcatgtagtggagtagaagtagaaagtatcagaacatggaaatattcaagtaaagtagaagtacctcaaaattgtgtttcagtacagtacttgagtaaatgtacttagttactttccaccactgagtacatgttatactgttgtgtttttctaagcattctttactgctcctgttggaataaaataattgctgattatttaactgaaaagtagtaatgtgtttttatacctTTGATCTCCTTTATGATCAGTTCAGGATTACATGTAACTCCATTTACAGTCCACACACCACATACAACTacatcatctttttatccaCATCCCAGCCCCCTttcaagcacacacactgtacacagtcaCATGTACACACCTTGATATTGATCTTTGCCCAGTCCTGTTGgcttttttagttttctttttatttctttatatatctTTATGTGGTTTtacttcattttgttttactcatattttattcatatttcattttattttatttgttataagaagaaaaaacaacgccaacaacaaagcaaacaccCTGAGCTATCTACCAGGCTCAcgacctactactactactcagtTTGTTGGGTCCAGTCTTAATGGAAATAGGGAACTCTAGTCTACACTCCAGCATGGTAGGTGGAGATAATACACCTTAAAGGCTAGTTGCCACCAGccactaaagaagaagaagaagaagaagtttgttGGGTCTGTTAGTCTATTAAGTTATGTTAAAGTCATTATAGCCTGAGTTAAGTTCTGTTTAGTTGACCTCTTTTATGGGAACTTTGCAACATATTTTGTAAATAGTTTGCTTAATTTTTGGGTATATAAAACCCACCTGTGATGCCAGCCAGCTTGACCCCTCACAGTTCCCTTCTTATACtgaaatgatgacaaaaatgaaCAAAGGCCTTTAAGATTTGTACTTTTTGCTTGTTGTTTGGTAGGTGTAGGTCCCTAAGCAGCTACCTCATTCGTTTTCGGACCTTGGGAATAGAAGTACACAAAATAGTTCagattattttatcttttttataatCAGATTTTGTCCTTTTTAATAACACTTTTCCAGGACTTGCACATGCAGTGTTAACATGAGAAGCAGACAGGCGTTCTGTAAAGGGGAACTTTATTGCATAAATACATTGTTTTAAGAGTGCAGAGTGCTCATCTGTATCTATTCACACAGGTCTCACATCAGCTCAGTATGTAAAATCACAGTAAGACTCAATCACGGTTAGGGATGAAAAGATTAGAAAGCACACAGGAGGCCAGGGGAGATACTTTGTCCTTTTCCATCATTATCATTTAAAAGTAGATTTCAACATGTGTTCCTGGGAGCCTCAACAGTTCTAACAGTGCTTATGTTGTCAGTGTATGTGGTGTAAATGCCATCACGTTTCCACTCATGTGAGGGTGTATtcttcatgtatgtgtgtgtgttcatgcgtgTTCACAGGTCGTCTGTCTCTCCGTCGAAGGGGATGTTGTCCATCTCATCCATGTGGATGTGTGAGTTGTCCTCGCTGCAGATCCAGCCGATGGGCGTGCGGTTGAATGAGGGGCGTGAGCGGACGTCGGCCTGCATGCTGGGCAGAGGCTCCGGTTCATCGCCGGCGTCGTTGAACTCTGAGAGCTCGAAGGTCAACGTCTTGGGCACCTTGTCCAAGCCGCCGAATGGCAGCGCCGTCctggggagaagaagaagaagaagaaacaggaagttcaaGGTAACACCAGGACGAGCGTCTCTGGTGCTGTGCAATGCAGCACAACAACACTCTATGTACTGACTTAACTTAACTGTACAATATtcaattgtatttatattgtacatttgaagaaatattcttatttaattcctgtttatactattcttacatttatatttaacacacttaatagatccaacttctcagcattttattttttatttacttatttacactgtggttatatatgttatgtgtttgatgcacatatttgtagatatttcttatatttgtcatttcttatttttattttattacttatttatttaatttttattttttatttacttatttatacatttgatgtgtttgatgcacatatttgtagatatttcttatatttgtcatttcttatttttattttattacacatttatttttcttatttttttatttattattattattattattattattattattattattattattattatttttatttttatttttaattttttcacttactcatttgtttctatttttcttatatttctttatgatCATATATACAATGCCCCAATTatccccggggatcaataaagtttttcTGAATCTGATTCTGTAATATTATTTTCTACAAATTACCAAAAGAAAGTCTGACATGAAGTGATTTTCCGATGTTAAAAAGTGTTTGCTTAGTTACATGGATGATTTACTGaacaaatattatattaatggcatttttttttttttttttacagtgcattgcttttATAGCTACGAACATTacatgagaacagcctgacctgTTGAAGCTCTTGTACAGAGGCAGGTCTAGGTGCAGCTGGATGGGTCCCGGCATGGAGGACCTCATGGTGGCTGTCAGCTCCTCGTTGCCCTTCATGGCCCGTTCCCATGGCGATATGTAGGTGGGTACATAcgccttcctcctcttctccttctccgtCTCCTCATCTATCACTGAGACACACAGGGGcggggaaaaaaagggagattaaatgcaaaacagaaagaaatactGATAATATAAAAAGTGCCCCCCGTGACCCCACCTTCTTCTCTTGGCATCTCAGGCTTTGGTGGAACGGGGGGAGGACACATCAGCAGGATCTCCAGGTTCTGctggatgacaaaaaaaaggaagatatAGTCTgatcaggacacacacacactcacacccttACTCTTCTTCACTCTTACCTTGTTCGCGTTGGTCACGATGAACTTCTCAACTCTCTGCTGCCTCATCCTGAACATCTTGGAGCCCTTGTTCATGTTCAAGGAGAGCTCCTCCAGCATGGTGTCCTTGGGTGTTTTGATCTTGGTGCCCAGGTCGAGCTCAGAGGCCTCGGGGTCTGACTCGTCATCTgacaggaagagggaggaggacaaaACGGAGGGACTGAATATGGAGATGCTGGTGGGTGTATGAAGAGCATCATATCCACATGATACTACACCCTATGGCAACATAATACACTATGAATATAagatttctgtcatttaaaaaagtaaaaaaacaacaacataggAAGCTGTAATCTCCGCAGGTTGTGAATCCTGCAGAGATGCTAAACGTAATCGCACCATCCCTGCTTCAAGTACCATCCACTATCTAATAAAGGCAGCAATAGTTTTAGAAGCCATTAAACGTGCTATATAATTTAAACTGCCTTGCCTTTGAGGATGAGCACTAAGCTTGAAATGCTTGTGAGATTTACGCCAGAGGGTCGAATTATTCAGTtctctttcctgagaattaaagctaaaattaaaagtttaatataaaaatgctgttgtgcagtgtacttattattttgttattttcattgtttcaaagtcaccagaatgctgGAGAGAAAGTCAATAGCAAATATGCCAATCGgaaaggtcggcggttcgattCCCGGCTCCTTCAAtcgctcccgaaggctgtgtgaatgagtatttagattagatcctgatgggcaggttgcaTGGTAGCcgctgccatcagtgtatggatgtgtgtgtgaatgctgacatgtagtgatgtagtgtaaagcgctttgatgACGCACGGCTTTATGACGCACTTATACATAGTCATGTATAGTCAGGCTGTATGACgtaccacttcaaaacactcaaactgtccctttaaagcctTGGCGAACATGGTATACACTCTCTGAGCTGTACTCTCTCTTATCAGCTAAACCCATTTGGCAAATTAAAAGGTGGGTTTACCTTCCACTATACATCTGATATTAAATGAGGGGATGTATAAGACTGTAAAGGGTGAGTTTTTTATCCTCTGGCTTTCATATCATCCTTGTTGTGATGAATTAGAGTTGAAACCTGTTGTACGGTGAGTTGTAGGGGTTACTAGGCCAAAGCAATACGGAAGAAAAGGGCACTGGGGAATGTCACGGCACGTTTTCTGGTAGAACTGTTTATGGAGGGAAATCCTTATAACAcactacctctctctctctctctctctctctctccactcttcTTTTTCAGTGATGGAGAGATCTGATGGATTTTACTGCTCCACAGAGCTCCTCATAAAACACTATTCTCATCCACCACATACACTCTGATATCACTCATAACACCTGGAGTCCAGCCataaaccaacacacacacgaacacatcTATAAAGCAGGGAGTTGGCATCGCAATGCTGCGGAGAGCTGTTAGCAGTACCTCGTAAATCAGACTTGTGCAAGTgggtgtgtgtaagtgtgtgtgtgtgtgtgtgtgtgtgtgtgtgtgtgtgagagagagaataattGAGGCTGCTGAGCAGAGCGAACTCTCCCATGGGGATATTGATTAGAGTGTTAATTCAGAAGAATGTGAAATCGGAGCTGGCTGCTGACTGGGAGGAAATTGGACGGACTGACAGAGGCAGGGGGGGGCGGACAGACGGACATCACACAGGCATGGGACAAATGTCAGAATGACACAGTGGCGGGGGATGATGGATAGATGAGTGGGCATTAACTGGAGCAAAATGAGGGATAAGCAGGGTAAGCTCCTCCTGActgactgaaaacaaactggTGGAGAGATACAGATGTGGCTGCAGATGTGACAGCAGAAGGAGTGGTCGTGAAAACAGCAAAGGACACAAATGGGGGAAAGACATCAACAGATTGTTGAATGACAGATAGAAGCTTGTGCGCAGACACTGAAAGCCTGCTCTGATTGCAGATTGCATGCTCGGAGgattggcagagaattttgtGGTTGGTAAAATATTATGCAACAAGTAAATGTCAGTTTTGTAACTGATAGAAAACACATCGTTTTAAAACAAGACTAAGcatctagagtgaagacactggtatcatatcaaattagaaaacctaagaagtcgtgaaggaggctaaataacgctccaaagttgcgcaaaattttgtcgcggaactgtcatggccattttcaaaggggtcccttgacctctgacctcaagatatgtgaatgaaaatgggttctatgggtatccacgagtctcccctttacagacatgcccactttatgataatcacatgcagtttggggtcaagtcatagtcaaatcagcacactgacacactgacagctgttgttgcctgttgggctgcagtttgttatgttatgatttgagcagtaacctgtgagggtttctggacaatatttatcatcgttctgtgttgttaattgatttaaaataattagtatatacatacatttgcataaagcaagcatatttgcccactaacatgttgataagagtactaaatacttgacaaatttccctttaaggtacattttgaacagataaaaaatttgtgattaatcgtgattaaatattttaatcgcttgacagtcctaattattatattatattatatttgattaTCTATGAATTAATGTATAAGCAGCATTGAGTTAACGAACAAATGCCAAGATGTGAAATATTTGCCCCATTTTAAGTTGCTTTAATTCAGTCGCCTCGGTCTAATATGGTTGGAGCAGAAGCACCGGCTGGTATTTTGTGTTGCCTCCAATGGTGACAGATTTGTGGCGGCTCTGCCATCTGATAATGATCCACATCCCTCCAGGAGATGTCGCATGCATGTTACTGTAGATATTGTGTTACTGCTTggaacaagtgtgtgtgtgtgtgtgtgtgtgtgtgttcttattTAATTGTAGTATCATAAGACCACATGCAACGATTTACACCCAGTCAGTtcagtttacacacacacatggactgTGCAGATAGCAGACACCACAGAGTGAATCTTTCAAATGGATTTGACATTTACTGGACTGGATAATCAGATCACAGGGGAGATAGAGGAAGGTCTTCGAGGAATGAGGATGACCGACGAAATGTTTTCACATGCCTGTGTGTGAATATATGATTggtatgttatgtttgtgtgtgtgtgttttaccattCTGGCTGACGTTGGACAGGTCAGTGATGATCTTCATGGCCTTCTTCCTCTTGTTAGAAGAGACAGGACTGGGGAGAGGCATAGCTAAAGCACAGAACAGAGAAATGATgacttaataatattaataatgatcaTCATTTACCAGTTTTTAGGAAAAGAATTGCAGCTGCTTTACACGGAAAGAAAAATACACCGAAACCTTCCAAAAATAGAGATAGAAATTTCGCAAAAATTCTCAACTCTGGACTAGTCTGCTACTGATAAACCTTCATCCTTGAGTTAAGCATTTTCAAACTACTACTTCCAAGGTCAAAAATTAACTTTCAACTTCACTAGAAATAGAAAAGTTTCAATTAaagtttctatttatttagattttaaaatttaaagctgcactaattaacatttttatattaatattggaTCAGTTGACTATGTGTGATTTATGAGGTTTCGCTTCTAGTGAAAAAcgcacagagaattatcaccagtttcccctcagctctacagagcgtTCCAGCGTctaacaacgtattttttgtgtgttttcctatgaatgtccagcaacacgtgacacacgtgtcaatttttgctccagtcttttcaaaataaaactactgagttaggtttaggaacagatcgacttggttaggtttttagcaaaaaaaaatacttaggttcaggaaaagatcacggtttgggtcaaaataacaatGGAAGTGGCggaacttaagtacagaagttacgtgacaaataaatcaacattgacttctggtttcacacggggcacaAATACCGGTCTCcagggcaaaagtctggtgtttttcaaCCTAGCTATCCACCCTgccctcctccctacgcggcgtttgcCGCTCTTAATACTTCCGGTTCTCAATTACagggattacatacgaattgattttgtgctgaccaaaatgaaaaaaagaaaaattcatgtccatgtacatgaatcaatatattaaattgtgactatttcacgaactgctgtgcgactgggctgaaataAACGGACTTGAAATGATCTTAAACTATAAGAGAGACTTAAACAAACATTAAGAATTATTCTCCAAATGCTTAAAAGTATTTGATCTCTCAGGAGTCCAGCACAGAGCATGACTAAATTAGCAGCAATGAAATGTGATACAACAAGTCTTAAACTTTtccataaatatttaataaaaatgtctcAATTGATATCCAtgatatatttctgtatgatgAAGTTGCACATCACGTCCCAAATTCTAGCAAGCTCCAGCAGGAACCTCGCTGGGTTCCCTAATTAACTTACACACACTTTAAACATTGTGTATAGCCCCCCGCATGCCCTTGAGGACACTAATTCCCACTGGCAGCCCGTGTCTCTCTTGACTAACCACTCAAATGGGGGCCGGCAGTGTGTCGCTGTCTATTGCACAGGTTGAATGCAATTATGTGAGGCTGGAGGTGAGTCCCAGTACAAGAGAAAAAGCTGGAGGGTCCGTCTACAGGGAGACAGTTAATGTAATTGCTTTTCATCCGCTGTAATTGAAGCCCATTTCCTAGCCTAGGATTCAGTCCTGTGCGAGCTATTTTTACGTACCCATGTTCTATAGCACTAGGGTGAGTGGGACTGTACATCACTGTGGCCAGACGTTCAGCTGTTATagtaataacaatattatattacGGTCATCACCCCACACTTTTTTCCACACACAATGAACACAAATTTACAACTGATAACATCCCAGCAAGCAATAGACGTCATTTCAACACCTCGGCTAGATATAGCCCCGATTTAGTGCGGCTATGGTTAAACCACTTTTAATCAAAATGGTCTTGAATctggttacatttattttttgcccaCGCAGCTCACCAGATGTTTATTCCATCACGTAAGCAAAGTCAACAGTTATTACAAGGTGTTTAGTTTCATTTCTTTGACATGGTCTATGCTCGATTTAGCTCCCAACTGGACCGGCAATTTGTAGCCCACTAAAATAATTTTATTGTAGTTTTTGCCTACGCAGCTTGTGAGATGCTTGATATCCCATCATgtcaataatgaatataaaaatggggggagacgtcatgattgacagctgctctgtgtGAAGTAGTTGCGGCGCCAGAGGCTCAGGatatgtaactttaactttccacaAACATCATGAGccttggtgccttcaaatggggtcgtttttaccgcgttcacgagaagagtTCATATGAACGCCCACTTCTTGTGGTATTCAAGACCTCGTAAGTGGAGTTCACGACtcgtgacgtgtttgttgacgttgtcagaaatggcggaggccatggaggttcatttttcggtgttaatttattgtaattttagtcgatattgtttttcttcgtaattttgtAATAtgtgtgaggaaaatgttgatattcccaacaacctaatctttttcctctgtcattatgcctttgccatttactgcattatgttacccacttggtAGCTTGCTAAATCGTCGAAATCTCAAGATGACAGCTCccatatccgggatattttggcttaaCTTTTGCACAGTGGGAGGAAGACAAGTTTGATGTGCATAAGTACGgggtttttgtttattttacgaCACTCTGATGCTGGTTGTACCAAATCTAACCAGTGGATCTGCTGTGCGTAATTGTGGCTTGGCAATGCACAACATCACTCCAGTTAGAGATTACAGATGGAAAAGATACATGCTGCCTTCAGATGGCTGTAAAGAGAGTCACCAGTGTAAAGAAAAGACCTTCAGTATAGTCCTAAGGTGCACCAGAAAGCATGTGTGGATATTtacatattgaaaaaaaaactacaaaaaacagCCGAAACTCGGGTTGGAGcgcatttacattttttgtgttgAACCAAAGAAATAGATTGAGAGTAGAAcagacattgaactgttttccgTGGTCATTTGACCAGCTCAAAAGAAAATGGCGCTCAGCACTGTGCAttgaccatagaaatagaatgaaTTCACAGAGGTCAcagggttttttttcaatggcaacgatacacataaaaatggccacctaccgctctgaccatcctgctatgCTGATTTAAATGGGAATATCCATTCTACTCTCATTGTATTTCTATGGTTGAACCCAAATCAGCACCTagctgcacatactgtacatataaacgcaccagcacacaaacactcagatTTGTACTCAATTAGCTTTTCTCttgtgattaaagctgcagtaggcagattggagcaaatatgattaaaaaaaagatatttttataaaacggtcactatatactgaaaatgagaaagtttgtgacccagcagccatgttgaggtaagttgaggaaataccaatcaccgcccaccagccggagcaaactttctcattttacagctaaacagtacactacaagatgtttctgaaaacatttgaggtgagaaataggcattacagtaacacaaaattgattcatatttgatcagcgctgcctagtttgaccgtttgatcggagtttgcgagggattgacagctgcctccgttgaattaacagccaataggaacgctctctctctgaaatgacctgtgattggccaaagtctcccgtcacaggctagattttttaaagcctgaaacagagccatgaggaggtgcagaagtctagtatTCTCACAGAACACTTCAATTacgatatgctgaaaggttattgtggattttttgcccaatgatgccaaaaatattcttcctactgaagctttaatgggAGCCATGGATTAAAAACTGGAGATTACAGGTGGTTGTTCTGGGAAAAGGCAAGATGGAGGCAAACTGCTGTGCCGATGGCGACAACAGGATCGGCACGAGGGCCTGGGTCTTGTTACCGCCTCTCTAAGTGAAGAGGTGctcctgtccccccccccccccatgacCAGCCTGTTTTAGCTCCTGATAAATCTCGAGGGGACAGCTGGGGAGGAAGGGCATCCGTAAGCACATTcccaaatacacacatacatccaTACCCGCAGACTAAAAACTCCACTGCGGAGGGCCGCATTCCTCACCTACCACCGTGTTGGGTACAGTAAGAGCTGGTGGACAAAAAATACACTCAAGAAATCTGCAATATAGCTGGTAAACTATGTATGATGTAAAGCCCTTCTTGAGCAAGTTATGTGACTTTTAACTAAACAAacagtaaagtatttaatatgaAGTTGAGCATCTGCTTCTGATTCcctcattcattaattcatccAGTTACAGAGGCCTCCACGGGCCTCATGGGGGCTTCTCCTGCAGCCAA
It encodes:
- the myoz1b gene encoding myozenin-1b isoform X2; translation: MPLPSPVSSNKRKKAMKIITDLSNVSQNDDESDPEASELDLGTKIKTPKDTMLEELSLNMNKGSKMFRMRQQRVEKFIVTNANKNLEILLMCPPPVPPKPEMPREEVIDEETEKEKRRKAYVPTYISPWERAMKGNEELTATMRSSMPGPIQLHLDLPLYKSFNRTALPFGGLDKVPKTLTFELSEFNDAGDEPEPLPSMQADVRSRPSFNRTPIGWICSEDNSHIHMDEMDNIPFDGETDDL
- the myoz1b gene encoding myozenin-1b isoform X1, encoding MPLPSPVSSNKRKKAMKIITDLSNVSQNDDESDPEASELDLGTKIKTPKDTMLEELSLNMNKGSKMFRMRQQRVEKFIVTNANKQNLEILLMCPPPVPPKPEMPREEVIDEETEKEKRRKAYVPTYISPWERAMKGNEELTATMRSSMPGPIQLHLDLPLYKSFNRTALPFGGLDKVPKTLTFELSEFNDAGDEPEPLPSMQADVRSRPSFNRTPIGWICSEDNSHIHMDEMDNIPFDGETDDL